The following are encoded together in the Gopherus evgoodei ecotype Sinaloan lineage chromosome 17, rGopEvg1_v1.p, whole genome shotgun sequence genome:
- the DHRS13 gene encoding dehydrogenase/reductase SDR family member 13 — MTTVLLVLGLLLGLYALLYYNCIRGAKCRAQSSLRGKTVVITGGNTGIGKMTALDLAQRKARVILACRSRARGEAAVYDIRRESGNNEVLFMSLDLASLDSVRAFAETFLRSEPRLDILINNAGIGAGGRKEDGFNLVFQVNHLGHFLLTHLLLERLKLSVPSRVVIVASSAHRSGKIDFENLQKPVEGILQNFQAYCNSKLANILYARELANKLEGTDVTCYAVHPGFVNTELFRYIPIWLWLFFVPISWLFFRDPTDGAQTSIYCATQEGIEMFSGRYFVDCRVQDPRPPARDDAVAKKLWEVSERMVGLTA, encoded by the exons ATGACAACGGTGCTGCTAGTTCTTGGGCTGCTCCTGGGCCTCTACGCCCTCCTCTATTACAACTGCATCAGAGGGGCCAAGTGCAGGGCGCAAAGCAGCCTCCGAGGGAAGACCGTGGTTATCACAG GGGGAAACACTGGAATTGGGAAGATGACAGCCCTGGATCTGGCCCAGAGAAAAGCTCGCGTCATCCTGGCCTGTCGCAGCAGAGCAAGAGGAGAAGCGGCTGTCTATGACATAAGGAGG GAGAGCGGGAACAATGAGGTTCTCTTCATGAGTCTGGACCTGGCCAGCCTGGATTCAGTGCGAGCATTTGCAGAGACTTTCCTGAGATCTGAGCCCCGCCTCGACATCCTGATCAACAACGCAG GGATTGGAGCAGGTGGCAGGAAGGAGGATGGCTTTAACCTGGTCTTTCAGGTCAACCACCTTGGTCACTTCCTTCTGACTCACCTCCTCTTAGAGCGGCTGAAGCTCAGTGTGCCGAGCCGTGTGGTGATTGTGGCCTCCAGTGCACATCGGTCGGGGAAGATAGACTTTGAGAACCTCCAGAAGCCGGTGGAAGGGATACTGCAGAACTTCCAGGCTTACTGCAACAGCAAACTGGCCAACATCTTGTATGCCCGAGAGCTGGCCAACAAACTGGAGGGAACCGATGTAACCTGCTATGCTGTTCACCCAG GGTTCGTTAACACGGAACTATTCCGCTACATTCCGATCTGGCTGTGGCTATTCTTTGTTCCAATCTCCTGGCTCTTCTTCCGAGACCCTACTGACGGAGCCCAGACCTCTATCTACTGTGCCACACAGGAGGGGATTGAGATGTTCAGTGGACGGTACTTTGTGGACTGCCGGGTACAAGATCCCAGGCCCCCGGCCCGTGACGATGCTGTTGCCAAGAAGCTGTGGGAAGTCAGTGAGAGGATGGTGGGTTTGACTGCTTAG